The Halichondria panicea chromosome 10, odHalPani1.1, whole genome shotgun sequence region AAAACTGACTGAAATTAACATTAATTAACGTTTGATACTattttgtgtgtctgtgtaatgtgtacaatgtatgctTTTTTCGTCTCTGAAAAGTTgaactgagcatgtgcagcatGAGCTAAAAATTGTATCCCGCTAAGAAAGCTCCCGTGTGCCGTAACTCTGATTGATTTCTTCTCATATATCGAAATTACATCAACATCCCTCTTTCTTATCGCAAAGAGGAATGCCCTAAGATTCACAATACAACGAACAGCATAAAATTATCCTGTACAATATTGCATTACAACAACGACACACCCACATCCGAGATAGGTATCTTTTGCCCAGCCTTTTCATGTGATAagaaattcgtgggtataaatgtttgtggtacgtgcttaatcagcgaaaaccacaaacataattataccctcgaaataattatatcatcctCCACGCctccacgcccatctaatcaGTAGATGCACATGATGCTGAGTTTACACAACTGCGGTTTCACACCCCAAGAATATCTTGGGGTGTCTGCACGAACTTAACTGTTCATTACAAGTTCACCCGACCCAATACGAagttggggagggcgtggctaGACTACaatggacttttggcatctaTCCGTTAAATAACCAAACGCTGCAGACGAGAAACAACGGTTAGTTCTACTTAGACGGGCGAGGACGGGGACCAAGCCTATCTACAGTTTTTGTTCTGGAACTCATTATGTGTAAGTGGGTATTAGCAAATAGCGATGAACATCAAAATGGGTGTTGGCCacgcctctcagtcaatctagcatgtgcaaaattcacacgtggtaaagctaagtgggtgtgatcaattCACTtgaaatactgcaatctgattggagccgGTGGAATATTCCACTGGCAGAACAAAACTGCAGATAAACTTGGGTCCCGTTCTCCTTCCGTACAGTCAAGGGCGGCAACACCCATCTAAAATCTACTGACATCTTTCCCTGCATTTCAATGTGTtattgagggggggggagggatCACTAGAGCTATGCTAGAACCCAATGTCAGTGTCCGGGGGGGGTTAATGACCGGATCCAGTGACCCCCGCATAACTGTAATGCAAATGTAatatatcatataattattatgatattcTATATAGTCAAAGTACCGCTTCTATATGCACTCGAAAGTGTTTGATCAAAGCAAAACATGCCGAGAGGCAGCACAACAACATTGTATGGGTAATGTAGTGAATGATTGtgtctatgcaaacagctgtacatgtgtgcgaAGCATGGATTGAATCAAGTATACAAATAAGTGATGTCTGTAGTGAGGGGGCAGTTGGTGTGTCTTGAATGTGCTCTAATGAGTTTGGCATTGTAGCCAGACCCATAGCTTCCCTCGGCCACATTCATCAGCTCATCTCTGCTCACTATGACACGCAGACACAGCTCCTCTAGACTAGCCAGACCTGTAAAGGGAAATATAGGTGTGCACGAACAATTATAATGACACACACCAACAGTAACCATGCAGCATGTTGGTTGTCCTGTTGAAAGTACAGTGTGAATTGCACTACACAAACCAACTGAGCAGCACATGCGATTTTATGGTCCCCCTAAAATGGACAGAAGAGACAGTATTGAAGATGAAAGGCACCCCTTGCATGCAATAGTAAGCTATACACAAGCATTTTGGCACTGTGTGTACTAAAGAGACTGTGGTGGAATTCAACACTGTACTGCCATGTAGGACAACCAACTTTTAATTGTCTGTGCAAACTTACCAAAGTGGAGTATTGTGAGGTTGGCTACGTTGTCCCTATGAAACATGTCAGTGATTGGGTACTTGTACACGTTCCCTCCAAAGATAACAAGCTCACAGCTGGTAGTTTTGTTTGAGTAGACTGCCTTGGCAATGTGCCACGAGCGAGGCTCCACACCAATCTTCAACTACATGCAGAGGGAGATGGTTTGATTAACCCAATTGCAATCATAGACAAAAAGTTGcacatatactgtacactcacCTTTTTCCAGACTAAGGGATTTGGGTTGTCAAAGTTAAACTCGAGCAGCCAGGTCTCTGGTGAGATGTGCAGTTTACTACTCTTGCCCCAGAGGAGTACCATCCTCGGCTGCAGGATTTGACCACACATCTTCTGCCACACGTTTTCAGGATCAACTAGAGACGTGAGGGTGGAGAACCGGGTGGCTATCGGCCACGGCTCCTCTGGGTCGTCTGGCTTGTATGGACCACTCCATTTCTGGCgtgggaaataattattataagcagtAGACTACTTTCAATATGGTGTGTACAAGCTTCTCGTGTTTGTGGCTAACCCCAAAACTATGAAGGACTTCCTAGGATGCCTTACCCTGCTATCAAAGTCAAATATGTAGCATGTGTTGGAGTACACGAGTGCAGAGCCATTTCCCCCAAACAGGACAGCTCGATGACTGTCAAACTTGGAGAATGCATGAGATCCTAGCGGATCAGGTCGGAATGCGTCTTTGTCCAATGGGGCCTCCCATTCACCTACAACAGCAAAGACAAACTAATTTGTACAATGCTGCAGGTTAATAATTTCTGACCTCAGGCATTATTACAAGCACCCATGCTTTTCTTGATACGAAAGCACTCACTGATCTAAACGCATCTTAGATAGGCTAGGGCTACAAAGTGAAAATGCACAATCCTAACTCAAGTCATAAATCAAAGTCAATTCACTCACTTGTGTTAATGTCAAACTCCAGGTACTCGCTGGTCCATCCATAGTCACGTTCAATTTCGTCCTCCACGTAGGCGAGATACTTGGCCCCTGGGTCCTGAGGTTGCAGGGGATTCCCTACCTTACGACTGGCCCTCCCCACTCCTCCAAACACGCACATCCGATCCTTGTGGATGATTACTCCACTCAGGTAACGCTCCCTTGGCTTTACTTCAGGCATCACCTCCACTTTTtcccacacccactctctgtcAGGGGACACTTTGTAAACCTCGTTGTCAAATTGAAAGTATTTTTTAAACCCACTGAACAGGATGATGTTACGTGAGGGGTGATGAACACTAAGGGAGGAGCCAAGGCCAAGAGTGGGGTACTCTCCGCTGGTCGACTGCCGAAACCACTTGTTTGTGGTGAGGTCTAAAACGTCAAACGGATGATTCTTATCGTTTGAACGAGGGAGGGAGACAGGGACAGGGACAGGGAGGTTAACATTAATGTCTTCTTTGTCCGAGTCATCATTATCAGAATTGGAGCTGGAGTCACTGTCCTCAACGGGCTTCAAGATGCGGACGTCTGCAGTATTGCCTCCCCACACATACAGCTTGTTTTCAAAGATTACTCCACAGCCTCCATTCCTCTGATCAATCTCTTCAGTTGGAACATAGATTGGAACCGTGATCATTGGAGCTACTCGAACTCTCTCCATCCTGACGGTCTTGCAATCTCGCAAGCCACCGAAGCCAGACGTTTCATGCAGGTCTGTCTGCTTGGATATCCCATGCGAAAATAGCAGACAAGATTCTCGGATTCGTTTGGACTTTCCCTGGGAAGATCCCTCATTCATTCTGTGGTGTTTGTACCTATTAAGCGGTTCAAACCACAAGAATGAAGGAGTGTCGCGGTATAGATTCCTGCATAGGAAAagttttatgcatctagatctAAAGTACATTCTCTTGATACTGATTAGTTTTGCACTGTAGTCTACATTTGTAGATCTATTAATTATAGAGCCAAAAAATAGTTCTGCTGAAATTCCCAGTCAGGCTGCTTTGGAGGATGATGACCCCCATCCCAAGACACAAGGCATTTCACACGAACAAGTTCTTTTTGACAGTGGAGACTCATTTAAGAGGTATATGAAGAATCATGTCGAAATAGTTATTCAAAAGATGACTGCAAAAAATATTATAAGCAAACGCATGGTAAAAAGGATCGAAGGCAAAGATAAATTGGATTTGCTTTTGGAAATAATGAAAAAAATGTCTCCGGAGAAGTTTATCGTCTATCTTCAATTGTTGCTGGCCATTTCTAGACAGTCTGAAGAACAGGAAAAGGATGCAAAAAAGGGAGTGGAAAAATCTTTGCACGTGGACGCAACACTACAAGACGATACGAAGCAACTTATGAGAATAATGAAGGGTTTACTTAAAGCAATGAAACCCACACCTGGCTCAGAACTACACACTGTAGTTGCTGAGTTTGCTTCGCAAGACAGTAGCCAATCAGCAGTACAACCACCACCCAACCTACCACAGCATTTTCGTCCACCAGGGGTAGCAATTTGAGCATGATAAGTCTATCTTTGTAGTTCATATCCCAGTTTTGTATATATTTGGTGGCTTTACGTTGGTTTTTTCAAGGCGATTTATGTCTTGTAGTAGTTTGGATGCCACACTTTTGTTCCTATACAGCCTGTTCAAACCTTGTATGATCTAGAGAAGCAGTTAGTAAAGCTACTTGTAGCAGAAACTGACTCGTAGAGCATATACATGTGGATGGCAATCGAAATTTCTCAACTAAGACTACCTCTCCATAACCCAAAAGGCTTTTCCTCACAGTgtgttttatggaggttccacatTCCAATAATTGTTcaaaacataattacatgCCAAAAACACtaatttttttgcaaaatCATGTAACCAATCTCACTCCTAGGGTCTAAATTAATGTTATGTGTATAGGTGATGGTAAAGCATGGAGTCACTGACGAGCAGTTGGATCATCCGGTgctaggtataattatgtcaggaGCACATGCATGAATAGAAAAGCGtcttactatataattatattatacgcGGATTTGATAACTTGAATTTCACTGCCTCATcatttattatgacatcactccattaattattttcatgcatgcatgtgcatagcctcggcctgggatcgaggctagcatgtgCACTGATTACAGCATCAGGAGTTAATTAATGcactattagcctcgattccaggccgattagtTAGTTAGTTttagtattttaatcggccttgaatcgaggctaatgcacTATAGGATAGCATATTGATGAAGTGAGATTGTCTGTTAACAAAATAATACTGATCACACAATCATGATATTAAATGTATACCGAGAAGCACCCTAAAATGTTGGATATAAAATGCTAATGTCAGCTAATCTTGTGTTCAAATATCTTGTACTTATGAAATGCTAATTATAAGTTTCTACAGGTACTGGTTCAGTTGTCACT contains the following coding sequences:
- the LOC135342660 gene encoding kelch domain-containing protein 1-like is translated as MERVRVAPMITVPIYVPTEEIDQRNGGCGVIFENKLYVWGGNTADVRILKPVEDSDSSSNSDNDDSDKEDINVNLPVPVPVSLPRSNDKNHPFDVLDLTTNKWFRQSTSGEYPTLGLGSSLSVHHPSRNIILFSGFKKYFQFDNEVYKVSPDREWVWEKVEVMPEVKPRERYLSGVIIHKDRMCVFGGVGRASRKVGNPLQPQDPGAKYLAYVEDEIERDYGWTSEYLEFDINTSEWEAPLDKDAFRPDPLGSHAFSKFDSHRAVLFGGNGSALVYSNTCYIFDFDSRKWSGPYKPDDPEEPWPIATRFSTLTSLVDPENVWQKMCGQILQPRMVLLWGKSSKLHISPETWLLEFNFDNPNPLVWKKLKIGVEPRSWHIAKAVYSNKTTSCELVIFGGNVYKYPITDMFHRDNVANLTILHFGLASLEELCLRVIVSRDELMNVAEGSYGSGYNAKLIRAHSRHTNCPLTTDITYLYT